Below is a window of Arabidopsis thaliana chromosome 2, partial sequence DNA.
TACCATCTCAattaactattatttttttaataatataattttaattttataattttgaataaaaattaattttattaacattttagtTAATGGTTTCACTAACTTGTAAATTCAATTACTAAATAAAAGGCAGCAAGAAATGGAAAGATAATTGCTACATTTATAACTCTACTTGTAAAAATTCTGTCATCACTAAGGTCAACAAAGAAACGAATACAtaatcgaaaaagaaaaagaaaagaagaaacagagtaaacaaaagtcaaactaTGCTTTGCTTACTCGTTGAACATTTGCCTAATACAACAGCTTCACTGAACCAAACAGTATGGTTTTTGCGTGTTAATAGTCCTTCATAAAACTCCACAATCTTCGCTGATACAACAACTCTTACACTTGGTCTCAATCTGAAAAGTGAAACCATCTTTCTCTTACAGGGTCACTGAAATCAATTGGTTCCTGCTCCGATGTGAAGCAGCTCCTCGGGGATTGCAGCTGGATCTAAGTCCCAACAGTTTTCGGGAAAGCCGCTGGTTGCATCTTTAAGAAACCAAGACGGCACTTGATGTGAAAACCGCAACATTTCACACCTTGGTATCCACTTCTTACTGTCCTCCCTTGTGCTCCTGTGATACACGGTTTTGTAGCCCTCTAATTTAACAAGAGGGGTAACGCACACACCATACTGTTCAGTATACTCATCAAGAATCTCGACCATTTCATATTGGTGCCTCACTTCGTCCGGTGTTGATCCGTCCCAGTTCAGTGACCAGTTCTTGTAGACGGCCCAAATCTCCCCAGCTGTGGGGAAGATTCGAACACAACCACCTCTCCCTGTCTTCTTGCCTTTTAAAAGATGCGAAAAGATGTTAACATGGTCTACTATGTCAGAGTTTCGTATCCTGAAATGTCCACACGACTTTGTAAACCCATATTGTACCCATTTCATTGACCCAAACTCGATGTCGGTTTTAGAGCTTAAGTAGGCAATGTCAATCTTAAAGGGTTGAACTGAGAGTACTTCCCTCACCACACAATATAGGCGTGGCAtaccatcatcttcatcataaATTGCCCATATTTGCCTTGGCTCAAAGGATTCCTCCGATCTGTTTTTATCAAAGTCATGGAAATCAGAGTCTGGAACTGTTATTGGCCCGTTAGTTTTGCGCCCTGTAACATCTCCCAACTTACAGGAGAGAACAGTTTTTTCATCAAGGGGTGTTGCATCCTCTGCAGCCGCTGCTGCCTCTAAAGCcaatctcatcatctccaatCTTTGCTTGATATCTGTTCTGGCCTTTTGAATTAAGGGCTTCCGTGTATCCAATACTGATGCAGCAGACCAACGTCTAGTTGAACTTTGGATATGAAGTTTGTAATCCTGATCCATTTTGGCATCTGTATTCGCTGTCTTTGATACTGAAACAGATCTCAGAGGGTTCTCAACAAATCCATTAGCAGCAGCTTCCATAAAAACTTTGCTTTTCTTCCCAGGTCTGCCGACCTTATTTGCACTCGCGTGAGCAGACATGCTGATCTGATTAGGATATATCAGACCACCTGGTGTGCTTTTCTTCGAGCATGTCCCATTAGAACCATCTTTGACTTTATTTATTCCCCCGCTGACTACTGAGTTGCTGTGCTTATAAGGATACCCATTAGACACTGAGGACACACGCTTCAAATCCAGATTCCCTGGGGAGGTTGTTGTTCCAGAGTACGAGCTCCATTCATATGAACCATTCGTACTATAATCATATCCATGTCCTTGCCCAGGATAGTGGCCTAAGAAATACGTGGAATTGGTGGGCATGCGTGACATAGCATCATAACCATGTGCACCATAGCCATTACTCGGAGGCGCATGAGATGGAGGCGCATGAGAGGGAGGCGCATGGGATGGAGGCGTGTAATGAAATGGTGCACTAACAGGAGCTGGACCAGTTTCTACAGCAATAAATGCTCCACGACAGTTCTTACATGAAAGCCTCTTATTCACATACTTCCTCAGATACTCATACTGAACTTTGCAAGAGGTGCATACAGTCCAGAAAGTATCAAGCCTTTCTGAAGATGGTGGAAACCGATCAAATACTGCAGTCCCCGTCCCAGTCCCAGTCCCAGGCATGTACTCTGTGCTATGCTTCTGAACCTCAGTGGAGTCAatatgcttctttcttttgtaataaaaagTGCTTTTATTAAACTCATTAGACAAGAAACTCCAAGCTTCAGATATGAGATGAAATGCACCATCAGCTCCAATGCATTTGTTCTTATCAGGATGAAGCAATACAGCCATCTTCTTATACTGTTTCTTCACTTCTCTTTTCCCCGCAGACGGTTTCAGTCCAAGTACCGCGTAATAATCAATCTGACCACCGCTTCGAGTCTGAGAAGCTAAATAAACTTCAAACGTCGCAACCATCTGAGATAAACCTTCCAAATCAGGAAACAAAGACTTCGCTTTCAACGCATAACTCCTAGCGCTTGTGAAATCTTTCTCCGCAAATCTCCTCTCAGCGATCTGTTTCACTCTGAGAGCTTCCTCTCTGTAAGCTTCCATGTAGAAAGAAACCAACACAATATATGACAGCTCTACAAAAGGAAACTAACACCGTTCCCGCAAGCATTCCATATTCAAGCACCAAAAGATCATCATTATCTGCAAACAAACATTCACAAGAACAACATTAATTCTTTTTGAGTCACTACAAATGCAAACCAATACCTAACCAACCACACATACTCAAACAAACCCATACTTACTAACTTACAACAACCATCCTAAGATTCGAGATCTAGAATCTCCaagttcagatttttttttgacaaaatcgCTAACTTTATATCACAAAGACATAGAGAATTATACAAAACTAGATTTAGATAGTCAAAAAGTAGCTTAATTTTATCTCCATTTTGAACAAATTTCACCAAAAAGTCAGATTCAAGCTATCAACTTCATAAGACAAAACCCAACTCAAAAGGATTAAACTTTAAATCCCAACTCAAAGTTTACTAATTTCTTCAATAAACAACAatgacaaaaaccaaaaacctaaaatttcaataaatgaaataaactGAGAATCGAAGTTAGCGATCTTACTGATAAATTGGGGAAAATTACAAACACAGCTTCAAAAATAGATCtctgaaacttcttcttcctccagaGATTGAGTAGATCAAATCggaagtaaacaaa
It encodes the following:
- a CDS encoding DNAJ heat shock N-terminal domain-containing protein (DNAJ heat shock N-terminal domain-containing protein; FUNCTIONS IN: heat shock protein binding; INVOLVED IN: protein folding; LOCATED IN: cellular_component unknown; CONTAINS InterPro DOMAIN/s: Molecular chaperone, heat shock protein, Hsp40, DnaJ (InterPro:IPR015609), Heat shock protein DnaJ, N-terminal (InterPro:IPR001623), Heat shock protein DnaJ, conserved site (InterPro:IPR018253); BEST Arabidopsis thaliana protein match is: DNAJ heat shock N-terminal domain-containing protein (TAIR:AT2G05250.1); Has 13630 Blast hits to 13432 proteins in 2557 species: Archae - 75; Bacteria - 5761; Metazoa - 2469; Fungi - 964; Plants - 1524; Viruses - 9; Other Eukaryotes - 2828 (source: NCBI BLink).); this translates as MEAYREEALRVKQIAERRFAEKDFTSARSYALKAKSLFPDLEGLSQMVATFEVYLASQTRSGGQIDYYAVLGLKPSAGKREVKKQYKKMAVLLHPDKNKCIGADGAFHLISEAWSFLSNEFNKSTFYYKRKKHIDSTEVQKHSTEYMPGTGTGTGTAVFDRFPPSSERLDTFWTVCTSCKVQYEYLRKYVNKRLSCKNCRGAFIAVETGPAPVSAPFHYTPPSHAPPSHAPPSHAPPSNGYGAHGYDAMSRMPTNSTYFLGHYPGQGHGYDYSTNGSYEWSSYSGTTTSPGNLDLKRVSSVSNGYPYKHSNSVVSGGINKVKDGSNGTCSKKSTPGGLIYPNQISMSAHASANKVGRPGKKSKVFMEAAANGFVENPLRSVSVSKTANTDAKMDQDYKLHIQSSTRRWSAASVLDTRKPLIQKARTDIKQRLEMMRLALEAAAAAEDATPLDEKTVLSCKLGDVTGRKTNGPITVPDSDFHDFDKNRSEESFEPRQIWAIYDEDDGMPRLYCVVREVLSVQPFKIDIAYLSSKTDIEFGSMKWVQYGFTKSCGHFRIRNSDIVDHVNIFSHLLKGKKTGRGGCVRIFPTAGEIWAVYKNWSLNWDGSTPDEVRHQYEMVEILDEYTEQYGVCVTPLVKLEGYKTVYHRSTREDSKKWIPRCEMLRFSHQVPSWFLKDATSGFPENCWDLDPAAIPEELLHIGAGTN